Proteins encoded together in one Chelonoidis abingdonii isolate Lonesome George chromosome 1, CheloAbing_2.0, whole genome shotgun sequence window:
- the LOC116817216 gene encoding olfactory receptor 52M1-like, translating to MLPFNGSCFNPPTFLLIGIPGLETLHVWISVPFCSMYVIAILGNCTILFIIKTEPSLHKPMFYFLSMLAVIDLVLSTSTMPKLLGIFWFSYREISLDACLLQMFVIHSFSTMESGIFLAMAFDRYVAICDPLRHKTILTNTIVAKIGSAAMIRGMLYISPLPLLVQRYPYYRTNIIAHSYCEHMAVVILVCADITISNLYGLTIGFLVLLMDSLFIILSYIMILRAVFRLASVNAQLKTFSTCISHVCAILAFYTPIAASSLTHRFGQNVSPHIHILLANFYLLVPPMLNPIVYGARTKQIRQRVLKMVSLSRPGL from the coding sequence ATGTTGCCCTTCAATGGCTCCTGCTTCAATCCCCCAACATTCCTCCTGATCGGcatccctgggctggaaacccTGCACGTCTGGATCTCCGTCCCCTTCTGCTCCATGTACGTCATCGCCATCCTGGGGAACTGCACCATCCTCTTCATCATCAAGACAGAGCCGAGCCTGCACAAGCCCATGTTCTACTTCCTCTCCATGCTGGCCGTCATCGACCTGGTCCTTTCCACCTCCACCATGCCCAAGCTGCTGGGCATCTTCTGGTTCAGTTACAGAGAGATCAGCTTGGACGCCTGCCTCCTCCAGATGTTTGTCATACACTCCTTCTCAACCATGGAGTCTGGGATCTTCCTGGCCATGGCTTTCGATCGCTACGTCGCCATCTGCGACCCGCTGAGGCACAAGACCATCTTGACCAACACGATCGTAGCCAAGATCGGGTCGGCGGCTATGATCCGAGGCATGTTGTATATCTCCCCACTGCCCCTACTTGTCCAAAGGTACCCGTACTACAGGACCAACATCATTGCACATTCCTACTGTGAGCACATGGCAGTTGTGATACTGGTGTGTGCGGATATCACCATCAGCAATCTCTATGGGCTGACTATTGGCTTTCTGGTGCTGCTCATGGATTCGCTGTTCATCATCCTGTCCTACATCATGATCCTGCGGGCCGTGTTTAGGCTGGCCTCAGTCAATGCCCAGCTCAAGACCTTCAGTACCTGCATCTCCCACGTCTGTGCCATCCTGGCCTTCTACACACCCATTGCTGCCTCATCGCTGACACACCGGTTCGGCCAAAACGTGTCTCCTCACATCCACATCCTGCTGGCCAACTTCTACCTCCTGGTCCCACCCATGCTGAACCCCATTGTGTATGGGGCAAGGACCAAACAGATACGGCAGAGAGTGCTTAAGATGGTCTCTCTGAGTAGGCCTGGCCTCTGA